Proteins from a genomic interval of Corynebacterium freiburgense:
- a CDS encoding transposase — translation MPSRYPQQFRAHAVAMVNEEGRSRAETCRICGIAPATLRRWLAEATNTPDHSRVLSDRELFIQMAQEAVAGCVHFTERCEIVRQYEERYPVIWMCDQLQISRIAYTHWLEKQYPSKRKNHRDLIPPKTWVRLQKNTKIRKPRYSTQPATKLSKSLVSRPSPKCLTTALLNPQ, via the coding sequence ATGCCTTCACGATACCCGCAACAATTCCGCGCCCACGCTGTAGCAATGGTGAATGAAGAAGGTCGTTCACGTGCTGAAACATGCCGAATCTGCGGTATCGCACCCGCAACATTGCGGCGTTGGCTAGCCGAAGCTACAAACACACCAGACCACAGCAGAGTGCTATCGGATCGAGAATTATTTATTCAAATGGCGCAGGAAGCAGTAGCTGGGTGTGTGCACTTTACTGAACGATGTGAAATCGTCCGCCAATATGAAGAACGCTACCCCGTGATATGGATGTGCGATCAACTCCAGATTTCGCGCATCGCCTATACGCATTGGCTCGAAAAGCAATACCCCTCAAAGCGGAAAAACCACCGCGATCTTATTCCGCCAAAGACCTGGGTAAGGCTGCAAAAGAATACTAAGATACGTAAACCCCGCTACAGCACTCAACCCGCAACAAAACTATCCAAGAGTCTAGTTAGTCGACCAAGTCCCAAATGCCTCACTACGGCACTTCTAAATCCCCAATAA
- a CDS encoding cell division protein SepF, with amino-acid sequence MTQLQKIKEFFGLDAPMDSYYEDDYTVDPRSGAAYKPVENYSYRETVSRSYAPNIVYVRTQTFDDCTAVAEPFRDGDAVVFDMSGAASGIPRRIVDFASGLCFALRGTMRQLDSRVFAIVPEGASVSTIELERAIR; translated from the coding sequence ATGACGCAACTGCAGAAAATCAAGGAATTCTTCGGTCTTGACGCCCCTATGGATAGCTATTACGAGGACGACTACACCGTAGATCCTCGTAGTGGTGCGGCCTATAAGCCTGTGGAAAACTATTCATACCGCGAGACGGTGTCTCGTTCTTATGCGCCGAATATTGTCTATGTGCGCACACAAACTTTCGATGACTGCACGGCTGTAGCTGAGCCATTCCGTGATGGAGACGCGGTTGTGTTTGATATGAGCGGGGCAGCTAGCGGTATTCCACGTCGTATTGTGGACTTCGCTTCTGGTCTATGTTTTGCTCTGCGGGGCACAATGCGACAGCTGGATAGTAGAGTTTTTGCCATTGTTCCCGAGGGTGCTTCAGTTAGCACAATCGAACTAGAGCGCGCGATCCGTTAG
- a CDS encoding YggS family pyridoxal phosphate-dependent enzyme, with amino-acid sequence MNRRDELVANLTLVRGRIERAAHTAGRNPDEIKLLPVTKHHPIEDIELLFELGIREVGENKDQEAREKATLLPEMNFHMIGQVQTKKANSVARWATTVQSVDSLKLAHSLNKGAGLAIDRGQRKGPLGCMVQMSMDGNIARGGAQEAEIETLAEVISEAQYLEFVGLMCVLPVGDNSFDRARRMFDKLCACYGDSLDFSAGMSQDLEQAISAGSTIVRVGTGIMGQRVLR; translated from the coding sequence ATGAATCGCCGCGATGAATTGGTAGCAAATCTCACACTCGTTCGCGGGCGTATTGAGCGAGCCGCTCATACTGCGGGTAGGAATCCGGATGAAATAAAGTTACTTCCAGTGACAAAACATCACCCAATAGAAGATATCGAGTTGCTGTTCGAGTTAGGTATTCGTGAGGTTGGGGAAAATAAAGATCAAGAGGCCAGAGAAAAAGCAACTTTGCTACCGGAAATGAATTTCCATATGATTGGCCAAGTGCAAACCAAAAAAGCGAATTCTGTTGCACGTTGGGCAACTACAGTGCAATCTGTCGATTCGCTCAAACTAGCGCATTCCTTAAATAAAGGTGCTGGTCTTGCGATCGATCGTGGGCAACGTAAGGGGCCATTGGGATGCATGGTGCAAATGAGTATGGATGGGAATATTGCGCGCGGTGGTGCACAAGAGGCTGAAATAGAAACGCTTGCAGAAGTTATTTCTGAGGCACAATATCTCGAATTTGTCGGACTTATGTGCGTACTTCCCGTAGGGGATAATTCGTTCGATCGTGCACGAAGAATGTTTGATAAATTGTGCGCTTGTTATGGAGATTCGTTGGATTTTAGCGCCGGAATGTCGCAAGACTTAGAACAAGCAATTTCAGCAGGTTCGACAATCGTGCGTGTCGGAACCGGGATCATGGGGCAACGCGTTTTACGGTAG
- a CDS encoding EamA family transporter — translation MGQRFAAPGLMVFSGLSLYAGAAIAVGLFDVLPPVVVAWFRIAAAGILLIALRRPALEAFFGHAGAMATMFGFVTLAMNMAFYQAIAYLPLGTAVAIEFLGPIAVAAWGSRNSQDWFALLLASSGVLFMSGAQWSASSYGVMFALLTAVLWATYILFGAQVAKTNSTNSLAIGFFWAGIITLPFIFVLWPTSGVAMPLWQIAGLAAGLGLLSAVIPYSLDQIILRMTGPAYFAMLLALLPLTAALLGAVVLGQTLTGAEIFGILAVVAAVVLRSR, via the coding sequence ATGGGTCAACGTTTCGCCGCTCCGGGTTTGATGGTCTTTTCGGGACTTTCGCTCTATGCCGGTGCCGCAATTGCCGTCGGTTTATTCGATGTTTTGCCGCCGGTAGTCGTCGCTTGGTTCCGAATTGCAGCTGCAGGGATACTATTAATTGCGTTACGACGTCCCGCCCTCGAGGCATTTTTTGGACATGCAGGTGCTATGGCCACCATGTTTGGCTTTGTAACCCTTGCAATGAATATGGCTTTTTACCAGGCCATTGCATATCTGCCGCTTGGTACTGCGGTAGCAATCGAATTTCTGGGTCCTATTGCGGTAGCGGCTTGGGGGAGTAGGAATTCCCAGGATTGGTTTGCGCTGCTTCTTGCTAGCAGTGGTGTCTTGTTTATGTCTGGTGCTCAGTGGTCTGCGAGTTCTTATGGAGTTATGTTCGCGTTGCTTACCGCTGTGTTATGGGCAACGTACATTCTTTTCGGTGCGCAGGTAGCAAAAACGAACTCAACGAACAGTTTGGCTATTGGATTCTTTTGGGCCGGGATTATAACCTTGCCTTTTATCTTTGTCCTTTGGCCCACAAGCGGGGTGGCAATGCCACTCTGGCAGATCGCCGGGCTTGCGGCTGGTTTAGGGCTTCTTAGTGCGGTGATCCCATATAGCCTGGATCAAATTATCCTTCGAATGACCGGGCCGGCATATTTCGCTATGCTCCTAGCGCTTCTACCTTTGACTGCCGCACTACTTGGGGCCGTGGTACTTGGCCAAACGCTTACAGGGGCAGAGATCTTTGGGATCCTGGCGGTTGTGGCTGCAGTGGTCTTACGTAGTCGATAG
- the ileS gene encoding isoleucine--tRNA ligase has product MAVGGVYPRVDLTGGSNRFPDMERNVLDFWKKDQTFQASIDQREGSPEFVFYDGPPFANGLPHYGHLLTGYVKDIIPRYQTMRGKKVARVFGWDCHGLPAELEAEKQLGIKDKGEIEAMGLEKFNEYCAKSVLEYTEEWKNYVTRQARWVDFENGYKTMDLDFMESVMWAFKTLYDKGLIYQGFRVLPYSWAEHTPLSNQETRLDDSYKMRQDPALTVTMPLIDGPEELRGVNALAWTTTPWTLPSNLALAVHPEVSYTVIEAGEGGLEEFIGQRFLLAENLVAGYAKEFGDYKVISKYVGSDLVGLHYTPVFDYFKDHPNAFQIIAADYVTTEDGTGIVHQAPAFGEDDMIACEKVGIEVVIPVDMDGKFTSLVPDYEGKLVFDANKDIIRDLKSAKRVLRHQTIEHSYPHSWRSGEPLIYMALPSWFVAVTEFRDRMVELNHEDIEWMPAHMRDGQFGKWLEGARDWNISRNRYWGSPIPVWVSDSEEYPRVDVYGSLDELERDFGVRPTSLHRPYIDDLTRPNPDDPTGKSTMRRVPEVLDCWFESGSMPFAQKHYPFANKDWFDTHNQADFIVEYSGQSRGWFYTMHVLATALFDCPSYKKVVAHGIVLGDDGLKMSKSKGNYPNVNEVFDRDGSDAMRWFLMSSPILRGGNLIVTEQGIREGVRQALLPMWNAYTFLQLYSSKPAEWSTDSTNVLDRYILAKLHHLVAACQEALDQSDIARACDEVRWFCDALTNWYVRRSRDRFWIGDNEHPEAFNTLYTVLETLTRVAAPLLPMATEVIWRGLTGGRSVHLTDYPRPDEFPVDDALVRTMDEVRSVCSAASSVRKSHKLRNRLPLPKLTVALPESGRLEPFAYIIQDEVNVKDVVLTDDVQSIGHFEVVVNARVAGPRLGKDVQRVIKAVKAGQYERIDATVVADGITLQEGEFTERLVVADPESTAQIEGVEGLVLLDRNVTEELEAEGWAADVIRGLQDARKSSGFEVSDRIAVVLGVPMDKQEWAERHRDVIAGEVLATSFEVKSEPVDGLAVIDGVTATLQKV; this is encoded by the coding sequence ATGGCTGTTGGCGGTGTATACCCTCGCGTGGATCTTACTGGGGGGTCAAACCGTTTCCCTGATATGGAACGCAATGTTCTGGATTTTTGGAAAAAAGACCAGACATTTCAAGCTTCTATAGATCAACGAGAAGGTTCGCCAGAATTTGTCTTTTATGACGGCCCACCATTTGCAAATGGATTGCCCCATTATGGGCATTTATTGACTGGGTATGTAAAAGATATCATCCCTCGGTATCAAACAATGCGTGGTAAAAAAGTGGCCCGCGTATTTGGCTGGGATTGCCATGGTTTGCCTGCGGAATTAGAAGCCGAAAAACAATTAGGCATTAAAGATAAAGGTGAAATCGAAGCAATGGGCTTGGAAAAGTTCAATGAGTATTGCGCCAAGTCTGTGCTGGAATATACCGAGGAATGGAAAAACTATGTAACTCGGCAGGCTCGTTGGGTCGATTTTGAAAACGGCTATAAAACCATGGATTTGGATTTTATGGAATCCGTGATGTGGGCTTTTAAAACCCTGTATGACAAAGGCTTGATCTATCAGGGTTTCCGAGTCTTGCCATATTCTTGGGCCGAGCACACTCCGCTTTCAAATCAGGAAACTCGGCTTGATGATTCGTATAAAATGCGCCAAGACCCTGCGCTTACCGTAACAATGCCGCTTATCGACGGCCCGGAGGAACTGCGCGGCGTCAATGCTTTAGCTTGGACGACCACACCGTGGACCTTACCTTCAAACTTGGCGCTCGCGGTTCACCCTGAGGTTTCCTATACGGTTATTGAGGCGGGCGAAGGTGGCCTCGAGGAGTTTATTGGGCAGCGTTTCCTTCTTGCGGAAAATCTTGTTGCTGGATATGCAAAAGAATTTGGCGATTATAAAGTAATCTCCAAATATGTCGGTTCTGACCTTGTTGGTTTGCACTACACACCGGTTTTTGATTATTTCAAAGATCACCCAAATGCATTCCAAATAATTGCAGCAGATTATGTAACCACGGAAGATGGTACGGGTATTGTTCACCAAGCCCCAGCATTTGGTGAAGACGATATGATTGCTTGCGAAAAAGTAGGTATCGAAGTTGTTATTCCAGTGGATATGGATGGCAAATTTACGTCACTTGTCCCAGACTATGAAGGCAAATTAGTCTTTGACGCCAATAAGGATATTATTCGTGACCTAAAGTCTGCGAAGCGGGTTTTGCGCCATCAAACAATCGAGCACTCATATCCGCATTCTTGGCGTTCTGGTGAGCCATTGATCTATATGGCATTGCCTTCATGGTTTGTGGCGGTCACTGAATTCCGAGATCGTATGGTGGAGCTGAACCATGAGGACATTGAATGGATGCCTGCGCATATGCGCGATGGTCAGTTTGGTAAATGGTTGGAAGGTGCCCGTGACTGGAATATCTCCCGAAATCGTTATTGGGGCTCGCCGATCCCAGTGTGGGTTTCGGATAGTGAGGAATATCCGCGTGTAGATGTGTATGGTTCCCTCGATGAGTTGGAACGCGATTTTGGGGTGCGCCCAACATCACTTCACCGTCCATATATTGATGATCTGACTCGTCCGAATCCTGATGACCCTACCGGTAAGTCCACTATGCGTCGTGTTCCTGAGGTGCTGGACTGTTGGTTTGAGTCGGGTTCCATGCCATTTGCGCAAAAGCATTACCCATTTGCCAATAAAGATTGGTTTGATACTCATAATCAGGCGGACTTTATTGTTGAGTATTCTGGTCAGTCCCGTGGCTGGTTCTACACCATGCATGTGCTTGCCACAGCGTTATTTGATTGTCCTTCCTATAAGAAGGTTGTGGCGCATGGCATTGTACTTGGTGATGACGGACTGAAAATGTCAAAGTCCAAGGGCAACTATCCAAATGTTAATGAAGTGTTTGATCGTGATGGTTCTGACGCGATGCGTTGGTTCCTTATGAGTTCGCCAATTTTGCGTGGTGGCAATTTAATCGTTACTGAACAGGGCATTCGTGAGGGTGTTCGTCAAGCGCTTCTGCCAATGTGGAATGCTTACACTTTCTTGCAGCTGTATTCATCGAAGCCGGCTGAGTGGTCTACCGATTCCACTAATGTATTGGATCGCTATATTCTTGCTAAACTGCACCATCTCGTTGCGGCTTGTCAGGAGGCTTTGGACCAGTCTGATATTGCCCGTGCCTGTGATGAGGTGCGCTGGTTCTGTGATGCGCTGACCAATTGGTATGTTCGTCGTTCTCGTGATCGCTTCTGGATTGGTGATAATGAACACCCCGAGGCATTCAATACGCTTTACACCGTATTGGAAACCCTTACACGTGTCGCGGCACCGCTTTTGCCTATGGCTACTGAGGTGATTTGGCGTGGTCTTACCGGCGGGCGTTCGGTGCATTTAACGGATTACCCTCGCCCGGATGAGTTCCCTGTTGATGATGCGCTTGTTCGCACTATGGATGAGGTCCGGAGTGTTTGTTCGGCGGCTTCGTCAGTGCGGAAGTCTCATAAATTGCGTAATCGCCTACCATTGCCCAAATTGACGGTGGCGTTGCCGGAGTCGGGGCGTTTAGAGCCATTTGCCTACATTATTCAAGATGAGGTCAATGTTAAAGACGTTGTGCTTACCGATGATGTTCAGTCCATTGGTCACTTTGAAGTAGTGGTCAATGCTCGGGTAGCGGGTCCGCGGCTTGGTAAAGATGTTCAACGCGTAATTAAGGCGGTAAAGGCTGGCCAGTATGAGCGTATCGACGCCACGGTCGTCGCCGATGGCATTACGCTTCAGGAAGGCGAATTTACCGAGCGTTTGGTTGTTGCGGATCCAGAATCCACTGCGCAAATCGAAGGTGTTGAAGGTCTGGTACTTTTAGACCGAAATGTCACCGAAGAACTAGAGGCTGAAGGTTGGGCAGCGGATGTGATCCGTGGTCTGCAGGATGCTCGAAAGAGCTCTGGCTTTGAGGTTTCTGATCGTATTGCAGTGGTTCTCGGAGTGCCTATGGATAAGCAGGAGTGGGCTGAACGCCATCGCGACGTTATCGCTGGAGAAGTATTAGCTACTTCTTTTGAAGTTAAATCCGAACCCGTGGATGGGCTTGCTGTAATCGATGGCGTGACTGCTACATTGCAAAAAGTCTAA
- a CDS encoding DivIVA domain-containing protein: MLLTPAEVHNVAFSKPPIGKRGYNEDEVDQFLDLVEDTLGQLHEENHDLRQQVDELRAELAQGGGPAPIAAVPQVDEAAIRQRIRSELESELRAEFEAKQAKWVEEHKVPEPSADTNLQAARVLGLAQEMADRLTSDARAESHNMLETARAEAERTVAQANVASERTIARANNEASTKVADATEKSEAMLAKAKQDSTAMILEATERAEAQIRQAEDKANALQADAERKHTEIMATVKKQQSALEGRIAELRTFEREYRTRLKTYLESQLEELSTRGTAAPHGADDN, translated from the coding sequence ATGCTGCTGACTCCAGCTGAAGTGCACAACGTGGCTTTCAGCAAGCCGCCGATTGGAAAGCGTGGCTATAACGAGGACGAGGTCGACCAGTTCCTCGATCTGGTGGAAGACACCCTCGGCCAGCTTCACGAAGAGAATCACGATCTGCGCCAGCAGGTTGACGAACTCCGCGCTGAACTCGCTCAGGGAGGCGGTCCCGCCCCCATTGCTGCAGTGCCGCAGGTGGATGAAGCTGCAATCCGCCAGCGCATTCGCTCTGAACTTGAGTCTGAATTGCGTGCCGAATTCGAAGCCAAGCAGGCTAAATGGGTTGAGGAACATAAGGTTCCGGAGCCGAGTGCGGATACGAACTTGCAGGCTGCCCGTGTGCTTGGTTTGGCGCAAGAAATGGCAGATCGCCTCACTAGTGATGCGCGCGCGGAATCTCATAACATGCTAGAGACTGCCCGTGCTGAAGCTGAGCGTACCGTTGCGCAAGCCAATGTTGCTTCTGAGCGCACGATTGCCCGCGCTAATAATGAGGCTTCAACTAAGGTTGCGGATGCGACTGAGAAGTCTGAGGCAATGCTTGCTAAAGCTAAGCAAGACTCCACAGCAATGATTCTTGAAGCTACCGAACGAGCAGAAGCTCAAATTCGCCAAGCCGAGGATAAAGCTAATGCGCTTCAGGCTGATGCTGAGCGTAAGCACACCGAAATTATGGCTACTGTAAAGAAGCAGCAGTCTGCTCTGGAAGGCCGAATTGCCGAACTCCGGACCTTCGAACGTGAGTACCGTACTCGTCTTAAGACATATCTTGAAAGCCAGCTTGAAGAGCTTTCCACTCGGGGTACTGCGGCACCGCATGGCGCTGACGATAACTAA
- a CDS encoding YggT family protein: protein MNYLIISLSIIIDIFIFLLIARILIEMIQSFSRNFRPPRWFVMIAEPIFVITDPPVKALRRVIPPVRMGSVALDVSVLVLFFGLQLVQILLNRAY from the coding sequence GTGAACTATCTTATTATTTCGTTGTCGATCATCATCGATATCTTCATTTTCTTATTAATTGCGCGCATTTTGATTGAGATGATCCAATCATTTTCACGTAATTTTCGTCCGCCCCGCTGGTTCGTAATGATAGCGGAACCCATTTTCGTCATTACGGACCCGCCGGTGAAGGCGCTGCGCCGCGTGATTCCTCCCGTACGTATGGGTTCGGTTGCGCTAGACGTTTCAGTATTGGTGCTGTTTTTTGGCCTTCAATTGGTTCAGATCCTCCTGAACAGGGCTTATTAA
- a CDS encoding O-antigen polymerase: protein MKRRRRKIREHTTERTRFPWWTSPNLLIVISLLVVLYVILAVDEEQYKHWETPKYVTNVEGVETAGIIIAVLLGAIVGRVIGRKTQQDYLEETRRFLNTKLLTIVFYFFVLLTLIGYGIWIVKAAQSGATTAALLATLQGDPGAISELKGVAQPSAGLTTLTQFGPIVVVLGVARERIAGKGSKIVVALVIALSLLRFFFYAERIAFLEVVVPWVVLLAAFWPRKVRFHRTRSVIIGVAPVVMGALVFGLFALGEYFRSWTFVREETGQSFASFITSRFISYYATATNNGVLYGRLAAEHNLNHNIFYMFYNLPGSPFGNDSVAGADFDKWWGLQLELFANPSLTNTGTIFPLIGEITLAPVIVLFFILALTSSVLYFKAKHGHLISILVVPILCFAALELPRISYLLLGRCVPIFLGIFIVWFLFDIWRALGRGQEIKEPEPPSAAMPNVTQESLPSRYKVAVHPTRTMQRNV from the coding sequence ATGAAAAGAAGACGCCGCAAGATACGCGAACACACTACCGAACGGACACGGTTTCCATGGTGGACCAGCCCAAACCTGCTGATTGTAATCAGCCTTCTTGTGGTCTTATATGTCATTCTTGCCGTGGATGAAGAGCAGTATAAGCATTGGGAAACCCCAAAATACGTCACCAATGTGGAAGGCGTAGAAACAGCTGGGATTATTATTGCGGTTTTGCTGGGTGCCATTGTAGGCAGAGTTATTGGGCGGAAAACACAGCAAGATTATCTAGAGGAAACGCGAAGATTCCTAAATACAAAATTGCTCACTATAGTTTTTTATTTTTTTGTATTACTCACCCTTATTGGATACGGAATCTGGATTGTAAAAGCAGCTCAAAGTGGTGCTACAACTGCTGCACTCCTAGCTACCCTTCAAGGAGATCCCGGCGCAATCTCTGAGTTAAAGGGTGTTGCTCAACCTTCTGCTGGGTTGACTACCCTTACCCAATTCGGTCCGATTGTTGTGGTGCTAGGCGTTGCACGGGAACGTATTGCAGGTAAAGGCTCAAAGATTGTGGTGGCGCTTGTTATTGCACTTTCCCTACTGCGGTTTTTCTTTTATGCAGAGCGTATAGCGTTTCTTGAAGTGGTGGTGCCTTGGGTGGTCCTTCTTGCAGCATTTTGGCCCAGGAAGGTGAGATTCCATCGCACGCGATCTGTGATTATTGGGGTAGCGCCAGTAGTTATGGGCGCCTTAGTGTTCGGGTTATTTGCCCTCGGAGAATATTTCCGATCGTGGACATTTGTTCGTGAAGAAACGGGGCAATCATTTGCTTCATTTATTACTAGTAGATTTATTTCGTATTATGCAACTGCCACAAATAATGGAGTGTTATATGGTCGATTAGCGGCCGAACACAACTTAAACCACAATATATTTTATATGTTCTATAACCTGCCTGGAAGCCCTTTTGGAAACGATAGTGTCGCCGGGGCTGATTTTGATAAATGGTGGGGATTACAGCTTGAACTTTTTGCCAATCCAAGCTTAACTAATACTGGCACCATATTCCCTTTGATTGGAGAAATAACATTAGCTCCAGTCATTGTGTTATTTTTTATTCTTGCCTTGACTTCAAGTGTGCTATATTTTAAAGCTAAGCATGGGCACTTAATTTCAATTTTGGTAGTTCCAATATTGTGTTTTGCTGCCCTGGAACTGCCTAGAATTTCCTACCTGTTACTAGGTAGGTGTGTGCCAATTTTTCTTGGAATATTCATTGTTTGGTTTTTATTTGATATTTGGCGTGCACTGGGGCGTGGGCAAGAAATCAAGGAGCCCGAACCGCCATCGGCTGCAATGCCAAACGTGACGCAAGAATCGCTCCCTAGCCGCTATAAAGTGGCGGTGCATCCAACAAGAACAATGCAAAGGAATGTATGA
- a CDS encoding glycosyltransferase family 4 protein gives MKKVYYPGRILNRNVGGNTTYTRAIAEGIRKHGWQVGTLPYHAKAPITALLEQKSAFERPVPGELVHYSADTGPLVPVRRPSLVTVHGVASAVAEGVRNPVQEFTWRSRVRAAMKFTDALITVSESSGETLQEVFGVAASKIHIIPHGIDNELFSKPTTGTEVVRQQLPNEYLLYLGNIEPRKNLISLVDAVDKLKIPLVIAGRAAWNSEEIERRIALSSNAIRLGFVSNEDRVFLLQNCKAFIFPSLYEGFGFPVLEAMAAGAPVLATRRGSLRDVAGPAGYIKDVTSEAIAEALEQYLGDEEWLTSVIPEGKAWAKTFTWENSVSAHARLYQEIMN, from the coding sequence ATGAAAAAAGTATATTACCCTGGGCGAATCCTTAACCGAAATGTTGGAGGGAATACCACCTATACGCGAGCCATTGCAGAGGGCATCCGCAAACATGGATGGCAGGTGGGAACGCTTCCGTACCATGCAAAAGCACCTATTACTGCACTTCTCGAGCAAAAATCCGCTTTTGAGAGGCCAGTTCCGGGTGAATTAGTCCACTATAGTGCGGACACTGGACCATTAGTGCCAGTGCGCAGGCCATCATTGGTTACCGTTCATGGTGTGGCTAGTGCAGTAGCCGAAGGAGTTCGCAACCCTGTACAGGAATTCACCTGGCGGAGTAGAGTACGAGCAGCCATGAAATTTACGGATGCCCTTATTACAGTTTCGGAATCCAGCGGCGAAACTTTACAGGAAGTGTTTGGTGTGGCGGCATCGAAAATACATATTATTCCGCATGGCATAGATAATGAGTTATTCTCAAAGCCCACCACCGGGACCGAGGTAGTACGCCAACAGCTCCCCAACGAATATCTGCTCTACCTAGGGAATATTGAACCGCGGAAAAATCTAATCTCCCTCGTTGATGCAGTAGACAAACTAAAAATTCCTTTGGTAATCGCCGGGCGAGCTGCATGGAACTCTGAAGAAATCGAACGCCGAATCGCTTTGAGTTCGAATGCGATTCGCCTTGGCTTTGTGTCCAATGAAGACCGGGTATTTCTGCTCCAAAATTGCAAAGCATTTATTTTCCCCAGTCTGTATGAAGGGTTCGGTTTCCCGGTGCTTGAAGCCATGGCTGCTGGTGCCCCAGTGTTAGCCACTCGCCGAGGTTCACTTCGCGACGTCGCCGGCCCAGCAGGTTATATCAAAGACGTGACCAGTGAAGCAATCGCTGAGGCGCTTGAACAATACCTTGGCGATGAAGAATGGCTTACCAGCGTAATCCCAGAAGGAAAAGCATGGGCAAAAACCTTCACTTGGGAAAACAGTGTTTCCGCGCATGCAC
- a CDS encoding glycosyltransferase — MRVLHVTECLAGGVQTALEGYVKATPEIEHFVVANSRRGENLSTGRVAGCEACLELPTNHIRAIKYLIAAIRKIQPDVIHAHSSFAGVYSRIVALASKTPVVYTPHALAYGRPDFPKSRRLVYRALEKILSKNTKVFAGCSEHESQLLRRLSANTPVVTIPNALPPDHPSATLHWKAKTTHVVGMVGRINDYRDPQRFTEIAKLVRMQNPNVKFIWIGDGDNQQRAFLQTQGIYVTGWLNSIELQRKITELSVLLYTSKWDGFPMVILEAISSKVPTIVADIPPLRECPRPARFSTTEEAAEKVLKELELNMPLADFWDPLIEAHTFENQKKALIRTYEIATS; from the coding sequence ATGCGAGTTCTACATGTAACAGAGTGCTTAGCGGGAGGCGTGCAAACGGCGCTTGAAGGATATGTAAAAGCAACACCCGAGATTGAGCACTTTGTTGTCGCGAACTCACGTCGAGGCGAAAATCTAAGTACGGGACGCGTAGCAGGCTGTGAAGCATGTCTGGAACTGCCTACGAATCATATACGCGCGATAAAGTATCTTATTGCCGCTATCAGGAAGATACAGCCCGATGTGATCCATGCGCATTCTTCTTTTGCGGGGGTATATAGCCGTATTGTCGCACTCGCCTCAAAGACGCCAGTGGTATATACCCCGCACGCCTTAGCCTATGGGCGCCCGGATTTTCCGAAATCAAGGCGGCTGGTATATCGGGCACTGGAGAAAATCTTAAGTAAAAATACGAAGGTATTCGCTGGCTGTTCCGAGCATGAAAGCCAATTATTGCGCAGGCTAAGCGCCAACACTCCCGTTGTAACTATTCCAAATGCGCTTCCGCCAGATCACCCATCGGCCACATTGCATTGGAAGGCAAAAACAACGCATGTGGTTGGCATGGTGGGCAGAATTAATGATTACCGTGATCCCCAACGTTTTACAGAAATTGCAAAGTTAGTGCGAATGCAAAATCCAAATGTGAAATTCATATGGATCGGTGATGGTGATAATCAACAGCGAGCATTTTTGCAAACACAAGGTATTTACGTAACCGGTTGGCTCAATAGTATTGAATTACAACGGAAAATCACTGAGCTTTCCGTGCTGCTTTACACATCCAAATGGGATGGTTTTCCAATGGTGATTTTGGAAGCGATATCATCAAAAGTGCCAACCATTGTTGCTGATATTCCACCGCTTAGAGAATGCCCGCGCCCAGCGCGATTTAGTACTACTGAAGAAGCAGCAGAAAAAGTACTTAAAGAACTTGAATTAAATATGCCGCTAGCGGATTTTTGGGACCCTCTTATTGAGGCACACACGTTTGAAAATCAAAAAAAGGCGTTAATTCGAACTTACGAAATTGCAACGAGTTAG